From the Mycoplasmatota bacterium genome, one window contains:
- the tnpB gene encoding IS66 family insertion sequence element accessory protein TnpB, whose translation MISLKDVKTVYFATGYTDLRKSIDGLSLIVKKQFDLDPFSNNLFVFCNKSRQILKILHWDYNGFWIYKKRLESGKFNWPKSEQEITSATLKEFYWFLDGYEIRNGKAFKEVKQRGIV comes from the coding sequence ATGATTAGCCTCAAGGACGTAAAAACAGTTTATTTCGCGACAGGATATACTGATTTAAGAAAATCAATTGATGGACTATCTCTTATTGTAAAAAAACAGTTTGATTTAGATCCATTTTCAAATAACTTATTTGTTTTCTGTAATAAAAGTAGACAAATTTTAAAAATTTTACATTGGGATTATAATGGGTTTTGGATATATAAAAAACGATTAGAAAGTGGTAAATTTAATTGGCCTAAAAGTGAACAGGAGATTACAAGTGCGACTTTAAAAGAATTTTATTGGTTTTTAGATGGTTATGAAATACGTAATGGAAAGGCCTTTAAAGAGGTTAAGCAAAGGGGAATTGTATAG
- a CDS encoding IS66 family insertion sequence element accessory protein TnpB, protein MNYNKLRSEWKERIEEYQKSGLSKSKWCRENGYKLHQLLYWIKKNNQNENQAQEINWIPIPVNHEMVEMNEEKCITIKIGKCNIKVEPGFNGNHLKDVVKVLSEL, encoded by the coding sequence ATGAATTATAATAAGTTAAGATCTGAATGGAAAGAAAGAATTGAAGAATATCAAAAAAGTGGATTATCAAAATCAAAATGGTGTAGGGAAAATGGGTATAAATTACATCAACTTCTATATTGGATTAAAAAGAATAATCAAAATGAAAATCAAGCACAAGAAATTAATTGGATACCCATTCCTGTTAATCATGAAATGGTTGAAATGAATGAAGAAAAATGTATAACGATTAAAATAGGAAAATGTAATATAAAGGTTGAACCAGGGTTCAACGGGAATCATTTAAAAGATGTGGTAAAGGTGTTATCAGAATTATGA
- a CDS encoding DUF4375 domain-containing protein has product MITFDDIMKEIAKKEAEYKKLRKSEVASIPDYELREAVIYWMRGMFKKDWSDEYEVIKKLPKSCQYVYSCCAIMDEVLNGGFEQLYVNSTARDIETALHGFIDIGTEDIFNY; this is encoded by the coding sequence ATGATTACATTTGATGATATCATGAAGGAAATAGCTAAGAAAGAAGCAGAATATAAGAAACTTAGAAAAAGTGAGGTAGCTTCAATACCTGATTATGAGTTAAGAGAAGCGGTAATATACTGGATGAGAGGGATGTTTAAAAAGGATTGGTCTGATGAATATGAGGTAATTAAAAAATTGCCTAAATCTTGTCAATATGTTTATTCTTGTTGTGCTATTATGGATGAAGTATTAAATGGGGGATTTGAACAACTATACGTTAACTCAACAGCAAGAGATATAGAAACAGCTTTACACGGATTTATAGATATTGGAACTGAAGATATTTTTAACTACTAG
- a CDS encoding single-stranded DNA-binding protein, with amino-acid sequence MLNQVIIVGRLVKDPEVKTTSDEKKVSHITLAVNRSYKNNETGKYDTDFIYCTLWEGVAQATANHCKKGSIIGIKGRLITKSIEIDTNKKINYPDLIAERVTFISSGKDHSQKELGNNLQSN; translated from the coding sequence ATGTTAAATCAAGTGATTATCGTGGGACGTTTAGTAAAAGATCCTGAAGTTAAAACAACTAGTGATGAAAAAAAAGTGTCTCACATTACTCTTGCAGTAAATAGAAGTTACAAAAATAATGAAACAGGTAAATATGATACTGATTTTATTTATTGTACATTATGGGAAGGAGTCGCTCAAGCAACAGCTAATCATTGTAAAAAAGGGAGTATTATCGGTATAAAAGGACGACTTATTACTAAGTCAATAGAAATAGATACCAATAAAAAAATAAATTATCCTGATTTAATCGCTGAAAGGGTAACTTTTATCAGCAGTGGAAAAGATCATTCACAAAAAGAACTAGGAAATAATTTACAATCCAATTGA
- a CDS encoding lactate utilization protein: MNKNIEKTIKNLEKNNIHSIFIDNKEDVLNYLDRFIRDKDKVSVGGSITLFELGIIDYLRNRDIMFFDRYEEGLSSLALKEIFRNSFFSDVYLTSSNAITEDGYLYNVDGRGNRCAAMIYGPDKVLVIVGVNKIVRNVEEAIKRVEKFSAPLNARRINKKTPCVKTGVCSHCDSKEKICRDYVLIKNSIPNRIFVLIVNDNLGY; the protein is encoded by the coding sequence ATGAATAAAAATATAGAAAAGACAATAAAAAACTTAGAAAAAAATAATATTCATAGTATATTTATTGATAATAAGGAAGATGTCTTAAATTATCTTGATAGGTTTATTAGAGATAAAGATAAGGTTTCTGTTGGAGGTTCAATCACTTTATTTGAACTAGGAATTATTGATTATTTAAGAAATAGAGACATTATGTTTTTTGATCGTTATGAGGAGGGATTATCTAGTTTAGCTTTAAAAGAAATCTTTCGAAATTCTTTTTTTTCTGATGTATATTTAACCAGTTCTAATGCGATTACAGAAGATGGCTATTTATATAATGTTGATGGAAGAGGTAATCGTTGTGCAGCGATGATTTATGGCCCAGATAAGGTGTTAGTGATTGTAGGTGTAAATAAAATTGTTAGAAATGTTGAAGAAGCAATTAAACGTGTTGAAAAATTTTCAGCACCATTAAATGCTAGACGTATAAATAAAAAAACACCATGTGTTAAAACAGGTGTATGTTCTCATTGTGATAGTAAAGAAAAGATATGTAGGGATTATGTGTTAATCAAAAATTCAATTCCCAATCGAATATTTGTATTGATTGTAAATGATAATTTAGGTTATTAA
- a CDS encoding DUF3243 domain-containing protein produces the protein MDIGNVETIKDFDKWKSTLHKVIHFSEKLNLSEDTITDIGKKVGDFLMNNVETENKEQKLLKQLWEVGTQEERHSLTHMLIKMIEKEHHGIQ, from the coding sequence ATGGATATAGGAAATGTTGAAACAATAAAAGATTTTGACAAATGGAAAAGTACTCTTCATAAGGTAATCCATTTTTCAGAAAAATTGAATCTATCAGAAGATACAATTACTGATATTGGTAAAAAAGTTGGTGACTTTTTAATGAACAATGTCGAGACAGAAAATAAAGAACAAAAACTATTAAAACAACTATGGGAAGTGGGAACACAAGAAGAAAGACATTCCCTTACTCATATGCTTATTAAAATGATTGAAAAAGAACATCACGGTATTCAATAA
- a CDS encoding YihY/virulence factor BrkB family protein, with protein sequence MFKFVKKNKIVNKIKNKYPRKTKFIREVFNILGEKEVRLLAPYIAFFILLCFIPIITLIFEVVYLTVNNNREVLSTLKDVLPSHVYTVLDKLIGHNSGHISILTITNIILLFVASQIYLSFYTSYLLIYDVKARPHYIKDRIIAMINTILLILLIFFLSMITVFNNYLYKFLEIYIVNFTVISYLFNYINLVLSIMIISSIVTFMMYSIPDIRQRVKDVIQGALFVTFGWILVSFGFKIYTDQFVNYQTVYKTFASVIVFVTWIYLLSYVLIIGIVINRAKITTYEMNETTKNINEYTGGSEY encoded by the coding sequence ATGTTTAAATTTGTTAAAAAAAATAAAATTGTAAATAAAATAAAAAATAAATATCCTAGGAAAACGAAATTTATAAGAGAGGTTTTTAATATCTTAGGGGAAAAAGAAGTGCGATTATTAGCACCATATATTGCGTTTTTTATTTTATTATGCTTTATCCCTATTATCACATTAATATTTGAGGTTGTATACTTAACAGTTAATAATAATCGTGAGGTATTAAGTACTTTAAAAGATGTTTTACCTAGTCATGTTTATACGGTTTTAGATAAATTAATTGGGCATAATAGTGGTCATATTAGTATTTTAACAATCACAAATATTATTTTATTATTTGTTGCTTCACAAATTTATTTATCTTTTTATACAAGTTATTTATTAATTTATGATGTCAAAGCAAGACCACATTATATAAAAGATCGTATTATTGCTATGATTAATACCATTCTATTAATTTTACTAATTTTCTTTTTATCAATGATTACTGTATTTAATAATTATTTATATAAGTTTTTAGAAATATATATAGTTAACTTTACTGTGATTTCATATTTGTTTAATTATATAAATTTAGTTTTAAGTATCATGATTATTAGTTCGATTGTAACTTTTATGATGTATTCTATTCCTGATATTAGACAAAGAGTGAAAGATGTAATTCAAGGGGCATTATTTGTCACCTTTGGTTGGATACTTGTTTCATTCGGTTTTAAAATTTATACAGACCAATTTGTTAATTATCAAACGGTTTATAAAACATTTGCATCAGTAATTGTATTTGTTACTTGGATTTATTTATTAAGTTATGTACTAATTATTGGAATTGTGATAAATAGGGCTAAAATTACCACTTATGAAATGAATGAAACAACCAAAAATATTAATGAATACACCGGAGGGAGTGAATATTGA
- the pdaA gene encoding delta-lactam-biosynthetic de-N-acetylase yields MKKTIGVFFLSLVISLFLNQIVSANTTTYGWGMKPGRNGEKPDVGQLYESIISRHNAFYIDKTTSKRIYLTFDAGYENGYTSQILDVLKKQKVSATFFLVGDYLNKEEELVKRMVKEGHYIGNHTWSHPDLTKLSKEQYAEQLKKFEDRYTEITNKKLMKIMRPPSGTFSEKSLKIADELGYCNIFWSLAYRDWEIDRQHGWKYAYNQVMNRIHPGAIILMHPVSKDNAEALEKIIIDLRKQGYDFVPITSLFMPKTLYVNGF; encoded by the coding sequence ATCAAAAAAACAATCGGTGTATTTTTCTTATCACTTGTTATTAGTCTATTTCTAAATCAAATTGTTAGTGCGAATACTACAACTTATGGATGGGGTATGAAACCCGGAAGAAATGGAGAAAAACCAGATGTAGGACAGTTATATGAGTCTATTATTTCAAGACATAATGCGTTTTACATTGATAAAACAACTTCAAAAAGAATTTATTTAACTTTCGATGCAGGCTACGAAAATGGATATACTTCGCAAATTCTTGATGTCTTGAAAAAACAAAAGGTAAGTGCTACATTTTTTCTTGTAGGGGATTACTTGAATAAAGAAGAAGAGTTAGTCAAACGGATGGTCAAAGAAGGACATTATATTGGTAATCATACTTGGTCACATCCAGACTTAACAAAATTAAGTAAAGAGCAGTATGCTGAACAATTAAAAAAATTCGAAGATCGTTATACTGAAATCACTAACAAAAAGCTAATGAAAATTATGCGACCACCATCAGGCACATTTAGTGAAAAATCACTTAAAATAGCCGATGAATTAGGTTATTGTAATATATTCTGGTCATTAGCATATAGAGATTGGGAAATAGATAGACAACATGGATGGAAGTATGCTTATAATCAAGTGATGAATAGAATTCATCCTGGCGCGATTATCTTGATGCATCCAGTATCAAAAGATAACGCAGAAGCTTTAGAGAAAATCATCATTGATTTAAGAAAGCAAGGTTATGATTTCGTACCTATTACGTCGTTATTTATGCCTAAAACATTATATGTAAATGGTTTTTAA
- the rlmD gene encoding 23S rRNA (uracil(1939)-C(5))-methyltransferase RlmD: protein MKDNFQTLLTIKRLGINGEGIGYYKRKAVFVDGALPNEKVICQFTKEHRNYLEGKTIKIIKRSENRVDAPCPYFGRCGGCQLQHLDYKEQLKMKKDIVIQALERYLPNYENLNINIKDTIGMDNPYNYRNKAQMPVAFDGDKVVTGLYEANSNRLVHINKCIIQDEMVNKVVNTIKQLLIKYHIMVFNRRFKSGILRYISVRYIENTKQCQVVLVLKEKDLQYMSKIAHDLMQEIPEVTSFYVNINPEVRTFEIYGKEYIHITGRKTIEAKIGESKFILSPQSFYQLNTEQTKVLYDVVKNTIAFKKTDKIIDAYCGAGTIGIYLANDVEEVRGVDKTTQAINDAKNNAALNELKNTRFEAGESEKIIPKWIEEGFKPDILIMDPPRTGIDDKLLGVLRKVKTKKVIYISCNPSTLAKDLNELRKVYHIKSIQPVDMFPQTSHIESVVLLVRK, encoded by the coding sequence ATGAAAGATAATTTTCAGACATTACTTACAATAAAACGACTAGGAATCAATGGTGAAGGAATCGGTTATTATAAACGCAAAGCAGTTTTTGTTGATGGTGCACTTCCTAATGAAAAGGTTATTTGTCAATTTACGAAAGAGCACCGTAATTATTTAGAAGGAAAAACAATTAAAATTATAAAACGTTCAGAAAATCGTGTGGATGCACCATGTCCCTATTTTGGAAGATGTGGTGGTTGTCAACTTCAACATTTAGATTATAAAGAACAATTAAAAATGAAAAAAGATATTGTTATTCAAGCATTAGAACGTTATTTACCGAATTATGAAAATTTAAATATTAATATTAAAGATACAATTGGAATGGATAATCCTTATAATTATCGTAATAAAGCCCAAATGCCAGTTGCTTTTGATGGAGACAAAGTCGTTACAGGATTATACGAAGCGAATTCTAATCGTTTGGTTCATATTAATAAATGTATCATTCAAGATGAGATGGTAAATAAAGTTGTTAATACAATTAAACAACTTTTAATTAAATATCATATTATGGTATTTAATCGTCGTTTTAAAAGTGGTATTTTAAGATATATATCAGTTCGCTATATTGAAAATACCAAACAGTGTCAAGTGGTTCTTGTATTAAAGGAAAAAGATTTACAATATATGAGTAAAATAGCTCATGATTTAATGCAAGAAATACCTGAGGTTACTTCTTTTTACGTTAATATTAATCCTGAAGTAAGAACCTTTGAAATTTATGGAAAAGAATATATTCATATTACTGGTAGAAAAACAATTGAGGCTAAAATTGGTGAATCTAAGTTTATTTTATCACCACAATCTTTTTATCAGCTAAATACAGAACAAACAAAAGTCTTATATGATGTTGTAAAAAATACAATTGCCTTTAAGAAAACAGATAAAATCATTGATGCTTATTGTGGAGCAGGAACGATTGGTATTTATCTAGCAAATGATGTAGAAGAAGTTCGTGGTGTTGATAAAACAACGCAAGCAATCAATGATGCCAAAAATAATGCCGCATTAAATGAATTAAAAAATACCCGTTTTGAAGCAGGTGAATCAGAAAAAATAATTCCAAAATGGATTGAAGAAGGGTTTAAACCAGATATTTTAATCATGGACCCACCAAGAACAGGAATTGATGATAAATTACTAGGTGTTTTACGTAAAGTAAAAACCAAAAAGGTAATCTATATTTCATGTAATCCATCTACTTTAGCAAAAGACTTAAATGAATTAAGAAAAGTATATCATATAAAATCTATACAACCAGTTGATATGTTTCCACAAACGTCACACATCGAGAGTGTGGTATTGCTAGTAAGGAAATAG